The nucleotide window TGGAGAAGCTGACCGCCGCCTACCCGGGCCGTTCGGCGATGGCCGTGCGGAAACTGAGCACCGAGATCGACTACGCGTCGGTGCAGCGCGCCGTCGCCGACGCCGGGTTGACGCTGGCGCCCAACCAGGTGGCGATCGGTGTCGGTGAGCTCGAACTCGCGCCGGTGGTCCTCGACTTCACCGCGCAGCCCCACTTCATGGCGTTCGCCGACGTCGAGCACGGCAAGACCAACCTGCTGCGGACGATCGTCACCGGGCTGGTCGCCGGTGCCTCGCCGGAGCAGGTGCGAATCGTCTTCGTCGACTACCGCCGCACGATGCTGGGAATCATCGACGGTGATCATCTGGCCGGTTATGCGAGTTCACCGGACCGGGCGGCGTCGATGATGACGGAGCTGGCGGCCTACCTGAAGAACCGGATGCCACCGGAGGACGTGACGGTTGCCCAGCTGCGGGACCGCACCTGGCTCGAGGGCCAGCCCGAGGTGTATGTCGTGGTCGACGACTACGACATGGTGGTCACCTCGACGGGGAACCCGATGCTGCCGATCGTCGAACTGGCCTCCCATGCGCGCGACATCGGGCTGCACGTCGTGCTCGCCCGCCGTTCCGGTGGTCTGGGACGGGCGATGTTCGATCCGCTGATCGCCCGCCTCAAGGACCTGTCGTCGGACATCCTGTTGATGAGCGGGGACCGGGACGAGGGATTCATCACCGGACGGTCGCGCCTGCAGTCGCTGGTGCCCGGCCGGGGCGAGCTCGTGTCGCGGGTCCGGCCGCAGGAGATGATCCAGGTCGCCCATCTCCCGATCGGCGACTAGGTCGGGGCCGGGATGACTGGAGCGGGCGGGGCGCAGGGATCGGACGCGGGACCCGCGCACCTGACAGAACAGGGGAACCCCCGCCCGACCGTCGTCGATCTGGCGTTCGGGACGCCGCTGGTCTGGGAGCCGGACCTCGGTCTGCGGCGGGTGGATCGCGACGTGCGCACGTTGCTCGAGTCGGTGGACCAGACGAGCGTCGTGGTCGACGGTCGGCGCGATCACGTGCGGCAGGTGTGGCGGCGGGTCTTCGCCGATCTCGGCCTGCCCGCGGGACGACCGATGATCGTCGGGCACCCGAGCACGTGGGGACCACGGCGTGCGTCGATTCTCGCCGATGTCGGCGACGCGCGCTCATCGGTGGAGCTGGTGCCGCGGGCGGTGCTCGTCGCACGAAGCCATGCCGACCTGACCGTGCAGCGGTGTGCCGTCGTCGAGACCACCCATCTACCGCGGCCGCCCGCCGATCCCGCCCGTCCGCGTCCGTCGTGGTGGGACGTGCAGATCGTGGGTCGCGGTCCCGACGGGTGGGCCGTCGAGCGTTCGGGGGTCATCCGGCCCGGTCCCGGTGATCGGTCGCACTCCTCGGTCGTCGTCGACGGAATCGACGTCATCGACGACTCGGTCGAGGCGGTGTTCGTCGACGGGGATCGTCGCGACGAGGTGTCCGCGGCGATCGATCTCGTCTCGGCTCACGCGGTCGCGGGGCGGGTCGTCGCCGTCGACCGTGATCTGGGTGTCCGGCTCGGTCACCGCACCGGCGGCGCCGCCGATGACGCGGTGGCCCCCGTACGTGATCCCGGCCCGCCGGGTGCGGTACCGGCAGGCGGTACACGCCGACAGCCACGATCACTGGTCGCC belongs to Gordonia sp. KTR9 and includes:
- a CDS encoding type VII secretion-associated protein; this encodes MTGAGGAQGSDAGPAHLTEQGNPRPTVVDLAFGTPLVWEPDLGLRRVDRDVRTLLESVDQTSVVVDGRRDHVRQVWRRVFADLGLPAGRPMIVGHPSTWGPRRASILADVGDARSSVELVPRAVLVARSHADLTVQRCAVVETTHLPRPPADPARPRPSWWDVQIVGRGPDGWAVERSGVIRPGPGDRSHSSVVVDGIDVIDDSVEAVFVDGDRRDEVSAAIDLVSAHAVAGRVVAVDRDLGVRLGHRTGGAADDAVAPVRDPGPPGAVPAGGTRRQPRSLVAAAVVAALVVSGAVGVGLWQRDPASGTSSTDVRLGRATLTVPGDWRQTEQETPSDAADDPSTTRAVFVDPDDGRRIIAVLTEVREGSTPASVADSLRNRIEQRGDDVVTEFSATTRFAGRDVIGYRESPASGGAIRWYVVVDDGLQVSIGCQAGTAAEPTDAECAEAVRSVRVSPS